Genomic DNA from Paucilactobacillus hokkaidonensis JCM 18461:
ATTAACGCAAGCTCAAGTTTCAGAACGATTGGGTAAGAGTCGTCCATATATCGCCAATTATTTAAGGCTGTTAGGATTGCCTAAGATGGTCAAGGAAATGCTGCAAAAAGAGCAGCTATCAATGGGCCAAGCGCGAACCTTGTTGGGATTGAAGGATAAAGATAAGTTGGTTGCTTTAGCTCGTCGAACGGTGGAGCAAAATTTAACGGTTCGTCAATTGGAACAGCTAGTGAGCCAGATGAATGGTGTTTCTAAAAACAAAAAAACGGGTAAAAAGACTAATAAATCTGTTTTTGTCCGTGCAGCGGAAGATCAATTACAGTCTAAGTTTGGAACCAAGGTAGCTGTGGCACAGTCAACCAATCAAAAGGGTGCTGGTAAGATTGAAATTCCATACTTGTCAGATGATGATTTAACTCGTATCTTGGAGCTATTAGAAATTGATCTAGGCTAGATGATTGAACACATTAGTTCATACTTTCAATAGGAGGGGTGCATATGTATGATAAAGGCGATGTAGTAATGATGAAAAAGCCCCATCCATGTGGTACAAATGAATGGGAAATCATCAGAATGGGTGCAGACATCAAAATCAAATGTCTCGGTTGTGGTCACATAGTAATGTTAACGCGGCGAGAGTTTGAGAAACGGATGAAGAAAGTATTAAAGAGTGCGGAACAAGACGATTAGCTTCCGTGGTGTAAGACTTAAAGATAGATAATCATGGTTTTGGATTATTTATCTTTAAGCCTTACACCCTAGGAAGCTGTCTTGTGCAGCACGTTTCGGTAAGAGTGCGGAGTCCAACGATTAAATGCCGTGGTGTAAGCAACGAATACATGATTCGTTGGGGCTTGCGAATGATGTATTCGTTGCTTACACGTTAGGCATTTGTTGGACGCAGCACATTTCAGCAATTAAAATAAACAGAGTGGTTTTAAAAATTAGTATCTATTTTAAAATTAAATTAAAAAACTATCAAAACAGAAAGAGTGATCAACAAAATGGCTTTAACAGCAGGAATCGTCGGTTTACCCAATGTCGGTAAATCAACATTATTCAACGCAATTACTAAAGCAGGCGCAGAAATGGCGAACTACCCATTTGCGACAATCGATCCTAATGTGGGGATGGTTGAAGTACCCGATGCACGTTTGGATCGGATTCAAGAACTAATTCCAGCTAAAAAAGTAGTGCCAACTACATTTGAATTTACTGATATTGCTGGAATCGTTAAGGGAGCCAGTAAAGGTGAAGGACTGGGAAATAAATTCCTAGAAAACATTCGCCAAGTTGACGCCATTGTTCATGTGGTTCGGGCGTTTGATGATGATAATATCACACACGTTACTGGCAAAGTTGATCCAGTAGATGATATTGAAACGATTAATTTGGAATTGGGACTATCTGATTTAGAGGCAGTTGATAAGCGACTGACAAAGGTTGAGCGTGCAGCTAAGGGTAGCGACAAAGAAGCCAAAGCTGAACTAGCTGTTTTGGAAAAAATCAAACCAGTCCTCGAAGCCGGTAAGGGTGTTCGTACGATTGACTTTGACGAAGATGAAATGCCAATTGTCAAAGGACTATTCCTATTAACTTCAAAGCCCGTGTTGTATGTGGCTAATATTAGTGAAGACGACATGGCTGATCCAGATGGCAACAAATATATCCAGACGATCCGTGATTACGTCAAAGATGAAAATGCGCAAGTAATTGGAGTGGCGGCAGCTAGTGAAGAAGAGATCGCAGAAATGGATGATGCTGATAAAGCTGAATTATTGGAAATGGAAGGCGTTAAAGAGCCTGGCTTGAATCGCTTGATCCGTGCTTCATATTCATTACTAGGTCTGGAAACATTCTTTACAGCTGGTGGTAAGGAAACTAAGGCTTGGACCTACAAAGCAGGTACAAAGGCACCACAAGCGGCCGGA
This window encodes:
- a CDS encoding ParB/RepB/Spo0J family partition protein, with the translated sequence MANNKKGLGRGIEALFEDNEVSAAEENVQEIGLDEIRPNPYQPRRTFDTKALEELASSIAKAGVFQPIIIRKPNKKMKRYEIIAGERRFRASKLAKKQTIPAIVREMNDEEMMEVAVVENLQREDLTPLEEAQAYETLMEKLSLTQAQVSERLGKSRPYIANYLRLLGLPKMVKEMLQKEQLSMGQARTLLGLKDKDKLVALARRTVEQNLTVRQLEQLVSQMNGVSKNKKTGKKTNKSVFVRAAEDQLQSKFGTKVAVAQSTNQKGAGKIEIPYLSDDDLTRILELLEIDLG
- a CDS encoding DUF951 domain-containing protein; amino-acid sequence: MYDKGDVVMMKKPHPCGTNEWEIIRMGADIKIKCLGCGHIVMLTRREFEKRMKKVLKSAEQDD
- the ychF gene encoding redox-regulated ATPase YchF — translated: MALTAGIVGLPNVGKSTLFNAITKAGAEMANYPFATIDPNVGMVEVPDARLDRIQELIPAKKVVPTTFEFTDIAGIVKGASKGEGLGNKFLENIRQVDAIVHVVRAFDDDNITHVTGKVDPVDDIETINLELGLSDLEAVDKRLTKVERAAKGSDKEAKAELAVLEKIKPVLEAGKGVRTIDFDEDEMPIVKGLFLLTSKPVLYVANISEDDMADPDGNKYIQTIRDYVKDENAQVIGVAAASEEEIAEMDDADKAELLEMEGVKEPGLNRLIRASYSLLGLETFFTAGGKETKAWTYKAGTKAPQAAGIIHSDFERGFIRAEIMSFDDLDKLETQAAVKEAGKLRAEGKEYVMQDGDIVEFRFNV